Part of the Shewanella baltica genome is shown below.
AGAATATGATGACGCAGTAGCGCCGTCGCTTTTTCTGTTTCTCTCAGTTTGCAGTGGTTTGAGCAAAGCTCTGTGCTCATGCTCTGCAGCAGGAATCCCCCCGCGAGCAATAACTGCAAACGAATGTATCTATCACAATTAGTATTGAGGCCGTGAACAACCTCAAGGGTGTGTGGGCGATTAGCCGCCTGATATAAGCAAGTGTGAAATTGCGTATTCAACTCGCTCCAACTAGCAACGGCATCTTCATGTTTGAAGGCCGACTCCAATTGTTCGAGTACACGTTCTGCTTTTTCTAAATCAGCTTCTTGAAGCAGTGGGATCGCCTTAGCGAGCAGATCGGTTTCGATCATGGCACGTAATTCAAAAAGTTCGGTGACTTGCTCGACGGATAACACGGTCGCCGTTGCACCTTTATGGGGCTCAAACTTAACGAGTCCTTCGGCTTCGAGTTGCAATAAGGCTTCTCTCACCGGAATGCGGCTGACATTTAACGCTTCAGCCAACGCACTTTGTCTGAGTGGTTCTCCTGCGGCTATGTCACCTGAAAGAATTCTCTCTCTGAGCACTTCAACAACTAACTGGGTGCGGGTTTTGTGGACTATAGGCGTAGTTCGACTCATTATTTCCGTCTATTTCGGGTATTTTCTCGTTATCTGCCCAAGATTACCGTTAAAACACCACAAATAAAGGGGAATGCTTGATTGAGTGGTGCATCTTAGGGATTAACAATGCCCAAACGGCGAGGGTTTTGATGGTTTTAGCTCTCTCAATTATGCGCCTTTTCGGAAACAATCTTTAATGCGACAGCCATCATTTTCCTAAGTGCGCTGTTTATCTGCTGCAATGAAGTACTTCGACTCGACGATTAAATTAGGCTTAACAGTTAAACATTTTACCTGAGAGCGTTGATTTCGCACGATAAGGGCTATCTTGCATTGAGACTCTTGGGGCAAGGTGTTATCCGCATCGCGTCATAAGCATCACTAACGCTCAATTTAGCGCTAAAAGCACAACTTCGCGGTGCAATTTTTGATAATGAATGGAATAATAGCGCGATAACGCCTTAGGCGATTTTGGAGTATTACAGTGAGTCGAGCAGTATTTTTAGACCGTGATGGCGTGATTAACAAAGATCATGGTTATGTCCACTTAGTGGATGACTTCGAATATATCGAAGGTGTGTTTGAATCTTGCCTCTCTTTGAAGGAAATGGGCTACAAGTTAGTTGTCGTCACTAATCAATCTGGTATTGCCCGTGGTATGTATACAGAAGATCAATTCCACAGCTTAACTGAGTGGATGGATTGGAACTTTGCGGACAAAGGCGTTGAACTCGATGGTATCTACTATTGCCCGCACCATGCTGAAAATGGCATAGGGGAATATAAGGTCGACTGTGATTGCCGCAAACCTAAGCCGGGTATGCTCAATGATGCAGCGCAATTCTTGAAAATCGACTTAGCACTCTCAGTCATGGTTGGCGACAAAGCTGAAGATATGCAAGCAGCGAAAGCGGCTGGCGTGACCACACGTATATTAGTGCGCAGTGGTAAGGTTATTGCTGATGACAGTGATGCCACAGTGGTACTGGGCAGTATTGCCGATGTGCCAGCTTACTTAAAAAGCCTAGGCTAGTTGCTACGCTACTACTTATAAACAGATAAACATTTGCTGATAAGTTCATCTCAA
Proteins encoded:
- the gmhB gene encoding D-glycero-beta-D-manno-heptose 1,7-bisphosphate 7-phosphatase, with translation MSRAVFLDRDGVINKDHGYVHLVDDFEYIEGVFESCLSLKEMGYKLVVVTNQSGIARGMYTEDQFHSLTEWMDWNFADKGVELDGIYYCPHHAENGIGEYKVDCDCRKPKPGMLNDAAQFLKIDLALSVMVGDKAEDMQAAKAAGVTTRILVRSGKVIADDSDATVVLGSIADVPAYLKSLG
- a CDS encoding GntR family transcriptional regulator produces the protein MSRTTPIVHKTRTQLVVEVLRERILSGDIAAGEPLRQSALAEALNVSRIPVREALLQLEAEGLVKFEPHKGATATVLSVEQVTELFELRAMIETDLLAKAIPLLQEADLEKAERVLEQLESAFKHEDAVASWSELNTQFHTCLYQAANRPHTLEVVHGLNTNCDRYIRLQLLLAGGFLLQSMSTELCSNHCKLRETEKATALLRHHILHAAMTIRDLVAKQVV